A window from Sphingobacteriia bacterium encodes these proteins:
- a CDS encoding cysteine--tRNA ligase produces MLTLKFYNSLTRKLEEFIPLNPSQAKMYVCGPTVYDRPHIGNARSSLVYDLIFRLLKYIYEDVLFVRNITDVDDKIIVASKERNIHINDLTKIITKDFHDDLDYLGCLRPSVEPKATEHIKEMIQVIEKLIENGHAYTANGHVYFDVTSDKNYGELAGRTLDEMIAGVRIEVSENKKHPGDFVLWKPMDEEDSEDSVFDSPYGKGRPGWHIECSAMSMRYLGQNFDLHGGGADLMFPHHTNEIAQSTCAFPGSEFAKYWVHNGFVTVNGEKMSKSLGNFLTVYDLRNKNIDGAALRLALLSTHYRKPLDFNEKTLSDAEKTLSHFRRTTENVQISKLDEEFIRLLADDLNISEALAWMHRIEKEARTNKEAAEKLKGAIEFIGIDYSTKQQISTLTDIQILELIHKRSEAKKAKNYSLADNIRNDLLAQGVSLEDTAEGTIFRRK; encoded by the coding sequence ATGTTAACGTTGAAATTTTATAATAGCCTTACTCGTAAGTTAGAAGAATTTATTCCTCTTAATCCTAGCCAAGCAAAAATGTATGTATGCGGTCCAACAGTTTATGATAGGCCACACATTGGAAATGCTCGTTCAAGTCTAGTTTATGATCTTATATTTAGGTTATTAAAATATATATACGAAGATGTATTATTTGTAAGGAATATTACAGATGTAGATGATAAAATAATTGTAGCTTCAAAAGAAAGGAATATTCATATTAATGACCTAACTAAAATTATTACTAAAGATTTTCATGATGATTTAGATTATTTAGGGTGCCTACGTCCAAGTGTTGAGCCTAAAGCGACTGAACATATTAAAGAAATGATTCAAGTTATTGAGAAATTAATTGAAAATGGTCATGCATATACTGCAAATGGACATGTATATTTTGATGTAACAAGTGATAAAAATTATGGAGAACTTGCCGGTAGAACTTTAGATGAAATGATTGCAGGCGTAAGAATTGAAGTAAGTGAAAATAAAAAACATCCTGGTGATTTTGTGCTTTGGAAACCAATGGATGAAGAGGATAGTGAAGACTCAGTATTTGATAGCCCATATGGGAAAGGTAGGCCTGGCTGGCATATTGAATGTTCAGCTATGAGTATGAGATATTTAGGACAGAATTTCGACCTTCATGGTGGAGGTGCTGATTTAATGTTCCCACATCACACAAATGAAATAGCACAAAGTACATGCGCATTTCCTGGAAGTGAATTTGCAAAATATTGGGTACATAACGGTTTTGTTACAGTAAATGGCGAAAAAATGAGCAAGTCATTAGGTAATTTTTTAACCGTATATGATTTGCGTAATAAAAATATTGATGGGGCAGCTTTAAGACTTGCACTACTTTCAACTCATTATCGTAAGCCTTTAGATTTTAATGAAAAAACTTTAAGCGATGCAGAAAAAACACTAAGTCATTTTAGAAGAACTACTGAAAATGTTCAGATAAGTAAATTAGATGAGGAATTTATTAGACTTCTTGCTGATGATTTAAATATTTCTGAAGCTTTAGCGTGGATGCATAGAATTGAAAAAGAAGCTAGGACAAATAAAGAGGCAGCAGAAAAGCTTAAAGGTGCAATTGAATTTATAGGCATTGATTATTCAACTAAACAGCAAATCTCAACCCTTACGGATATACAAATATTAGAATTAATTCATAAAAGATCTGAAGCTAAAAAGGCTAAAAATTATTCCTTAGCTGATAATATTAGAAATGATTTATTAGCACAGGGTGTTTCATTAGAAGATACCGCAGAAGGAACTATTTTTAGGAGAAAATAA
- a CDS encoding TIGR01459 family HAD-type hydrolase: MKISSFEDISKNYDLFLLDLWGVIHDGTNLYPGVIEFLYFLKENNKKVHFISNGPRRSEKAIVTLQNLNVSSNLYNALTTSGETFYQYLKKNLLTHIINPKDKNYYFIGTTKDLGMIDDLGYQKIENINEANFILNHGPFFDERDRNIEEEVFKPAIKDQKIMICVNPDLVVVKQTGEVIDCAGKLAEKYIELGGKVQYFGKPYKEIYEYIVTEYKFPLNKVLAVGDSFYTDILGANNYGIDSCLVTQGIFAKDVGSNISDEQVLQNYNKLCVKYKAKPTYVIHDFKEFKKYKM, encoded by the coding sequence ATGAAAATAAGTTCATTTGAAGACATTTCAAAAAATTACGATCTATTTTTATTAGATCTATGGGGTGTTATTCATGATGGAACTAATTTATATCCAGGTGTTATAGAATTTTTATATTTTTTAAAAGAAAATAATAAAAAAGTGCATTTTATTTCAAATGGACCAAGACGAAGCGAAAAAGCAATTGTTACTCTTCAAAACCTTAATGTTTCGTCCAACTTATACAACGCTTTAACTACATCTGGTGAAACTTTTTATCAATATTTAAAAAAGAATTTATTAACTCATATAATAAACCCAAAAGATAAAAATTATTACTTTATTGGTACTACAAAAGATTTAGGAATGATAGATGATTTAGGCTATCAAAAAATTGAAAATATAAATGAAGCAAATTTTATTCTTAATCATGGCCCATTTTTTGATGAAAGAGATAGAAATATTGAAGAAGAAGTTTTTAAACCTGCGATAAAAGATCAAAAAATAATGATTTGCGTAAATCCAGATTTAGTCGTAGTGAAACAAACGGGAGAGGTTATCGATTGTGCAGGTAAATTGGCCGAAAAATACATAGAGCTAGGTGGAAAAGTTCAATATTTCGGCAAGCCTTATAAAGAAATTTATGAATATATTGTAACTGAGTATAAGTTTCCTTTAAATAAAGTTTTAGCTGTTGGAGATAGTTTTTATACGGATATTCTTGGAGCTAATAATTATGGCATTGATTCGTGTTTAGTTACGCAAGGAATTTTTGCAAAAGATGTAGGGAGTAATATCAGTGATGAGCAGGTCTTACAAAACTATAATAAATTATGTGTAAAATATAAAGCTAAACCAACATATGTAATTCATGATTTTAAAGAATTTAAAAAATATAAAATGTAA
- the tmk gene encoding dTMP kinase: MQKNYPKFITFEGIDGVGKSTQAELLGKYLNNKGINTVKTREPGGTPNAENIRNLILQNNFEALTEVLLFQAARVEHINNLIKPSISEGKIVISDRYIDSTIVYQGLNGVAMDEILNIHKITTDNFFPDLTFLLIADISETISRIDARPQNKNRFDKMTKEDFLLIQEKFLHLATIFKERIVVINANLSAEYTHQQIVNYLENGILLDSF; this comes from the coding sequence ATGCAGAAAAATTACCCAAAATTTATTACTTTTGAAGGTATTGACGGAGTCGGTAAATCCACCCAAGCTGAATTATTGGGTAAATATCTTAATAATAAAGGAATTAATACTGTAAAGACTCGTGAACCTGGTGGCACACCTAATGCCGAAAATATTAGAAACCTTATTTTGCAAAACAATTTTGAAGCTTTGACAGAAGTCTTATTATTTCAAGCTGCAAGGGTTGAACATATTAATAATTTAATAAAACCTAGTATAAGCGAAGGTAAAATTGTTATTTCTGACCGTTATATAGATTCTACTATCGTATATCAGGGTTTAAATGGCGTAGCAATGGATGAGATATTAAATATTCATAAGATTACTACCGATAATTTTTTCCCAGATTTAACTTTTCTTCTTATAGCTGATATTAGTGAGACAATTAGTAGAATTGACGCTCGCCCTCAAAACAAAAATCGTTTTGATAAAATGACTAAGGAAGATTTTTTACTTATTCAAGAAAAATTCCTTCATTTAGCAACTATTTTTAAAGAAAGAATAGTGGTAATTAATGCGAATTTATCAGCAGAATATACCCATCAGCAAATAGTAAATTATTTGGAAAATGGAATATTACTCGATTCTTTCTAA
- a CDS encoding transcriptional repressor yields MPNKIEKLLVNKGIKLTEQRKIIAQVISESSDHPDVEELYRRASQIDRNISIATVYRAVKLFEEEEIIEKHDFRDGRARYEEIQESHHDHLIDLKTGKVIEFQNEAIEKLQAIIAKELGYRLVDHRLELYGIPLEEEEK; encoded by the coding sequence ATGCCTAACAAAATTGAGAAATTGCTTGTAAATAAAGGTATTAAGCTTACAGAGCAAAGAAAGATAATTGCTCAAGTAATATCTGAATCTAGCGATCATCCAGATGTTGAAGAATTATATAGGCGCGCCTCACAAATAGATAGAAATATAAGCATTGCTACAGTTTACCGTGCTGTGAAGCTATTTGAAGAGGAAGAAATTATTGAAAAACATGATTTTCGTGACGGTAGAGCGAGATATGAAGAAATTCAAGAATCTCATCATGATCATTTAATTGATCTAAAAACAGGTAAGGTAATTGAATTTCAAAACGAAGCAATTGAAAAATTACAAGCTATTATAGCAAAAGAATTAGGTTATAGATTAGTCGATCATCGACTTGAATTATATGGTATCCCATTGGAAGAAGAGGAAAAATGA
- the miaB gene encoding tRNA (N6-isopentenyl adenosine(37)-C2)-methylthiotransferase MiaB, whose amino-acid sequence MQAKKKLMIVTYGCQMNVYDSIKMADLMRPFGYEQTEQVSEADMVILNTCNIREKAAEKVYSELGRIKQFKDKKKANGNNMLIAVAGCVSQAEGDEIFKRAPFVDIVVGPQSFATLPELVTKIIRDHDKHAINLDFVSDSKFDALPEEAAPQGFSAFLTIQEGCDVFCKYCIVPYTRGAEFSRPVEQIYREANRLVEQGAKEITLLGQNVSAYHGISTEGEISLPKLIKILAKISGLERIRYTTSHPSDINEEFFEIHGSEPKLMPFLHLPVQSGSNKILKDMNRKYTREQYFYAIENLRKARPDLSFSSDFIVGYPGETDQDFEDTMDLVRHVNFAQSYSFKYSKRPGTPAAIMDNQVPERIKAERLAKLQELISFQQTEFNKNSIGLIMPVLFEKTGKYDGQYVGKTPYMQSVHVKSETNLIGKILDVKISELFSNSLAAELVKEDA is encoded by the coding sequence ATGCAAGCTAAAAAGAAATTAATGATAGTTACTTATGGCTGTCAGATGAATGTGTATGATTCGATTAAAATGGCAGATTTAATGCGACCATTTGGGTATGAGCAAACCGAACAGGTATCTGAAGCAGATATGGTAATTTTAAATACTTGCAATATTAGAGAAAAGGCAGCGGAAAAAGTTTATTCAGAACTTGGCAGAATTAAGCAGTTTAAAGATAAGAAGAAAGCGAATGGCAACAACATGCTTATAGCTGTAGCAGGTTGTGTAAGCCAAGCTGAGGGTGATGAAATTTTTAAACGAGCACCTTTTGTTGATATTGTAGTAGGTCCTCAATCTTTTGCAACCTTACCAGAACTTGTAACAAAAATTATCCGTGATCACGATAAACACGCTATAAATCTTGACTTTGTTTCAGACTCAAAATTTGATGCGCTTCCTGAAGAAGCAGCTCCTCAAGGATTTTCAGCATTTTTAACTATACAAGAAGGTTGTGACGTATTTTGTAAATATTGTATCGTCCCTTACACTCGTGGCGCAGAATTTTCTCGTCCAGTTGAACAGATTTATAGGGAAGCAAATAGGTTAGTTGAGCAAGGGGCTAAAGAAATTACATTACTTGGTCAAAATGTATCGGCTTATCATGGAATTTCAACTGAAGGCGAAATAAGCTTACCAAAACTTATAAAAATACTTGCTAAAATCAGTGGATTAGAACGTATTAGATACACTACTTCGCATCCTAGTGACATTAATGAAGAATTTTTTGAAATTCATGGAAGTGAACCAAAATTAATGCCGTTTTTACATTTACCTGTTCAGTCCGGTTCAAATAAAATTTTAAAGGATATGAATAGAAAATATACAAGAGAACAATATTTTTATGCTATAGAAAATTTAAGAAAAGCACGCCCAGATTTGAGCTTTTCTTCTGATTTCATAGTAGGTTACCCTGGAGAAACTGACCAAGATTTTGAAGATACAATGGATCTTGTGCGCCATGTAAATTTTGCTCAAAGCTACTCATTTAAATATAGCAAACGTCCTGGAACTCCTGCCGCTATAATGGATAACCAAGTTCCTGAAAGGATTAAAGCAGAAAGACTTGCAAAACTTCAAGAACTTATAAGCTTCCAACAAACAGAGTTTAATAAAAATTCTATAGGTCTTATTATGCCAGTATTATTTGAAAAAACTGGTAAATATGACGGGCAATATGTTGGAAAAACTCCATATATGCAATCAGTTCATGTGAAATCTGAAACTAATTTAATAGGCAAAATATTAGATGTAAAAATCTCTGAATTGTTTTCAAATTCACTTGCAGCAGAATTGGTTAAGGAAGATGCTTGA
- the ybeY gene encoding rRNA maturation RNase YbeY: MLELSIDYISKTKISDIISGYKKLVDDIVKLTIKTSNKLKKANIIELSITICDDKYIQELNREYRNKDKPTNVLSFPAHDLLKQSVDSYIFNNYILLGDIILSVDTLKKEAREENKLIKNHFIHLMVHSTLHLLGYDHEIEEDALIMEGLEEKILALKNIPSPYKEK, from the coding sequence ATGCTTGAACTAAGTATTGATTATATTAGTAAAACTAAAATTTCTGATATAATTAGCGGTTACAAAAAGTTAGTAGATGATATTGTAAAACTTACAATTAAAACATCTAATAAACTTAAAAAAGCTAATATAATTGAGCTTTCAATTACGATATGTGATGATAAATATATACAGGAATTAAATAGGGAATATAGAAACAAAGATAAACCTACAAATGTGCTTTCTTTCCCTGCGCATGATTTACTTAAGCAATCTGTAGATTCATATATATTTAATAACTATATATTACTCGGTGATATTATACTATCAGTCGATACATTGAAAAAAGAAGCAAGGGAAGAGAATAAGCTTATAAAGAATCATTTTATCCATTTAATGGTTCATTCGACTTTACATTTATTAGGTTATGATCATGAAATAGAAGAAGATGCATTAATAATGGAAGGATTAGAAGAGAAAATATTAGCTTTAAAGAATATACCATCACCTTATAAAGAAAAATAA
- the rsfS gene encoding ribosome silencing factor — protein sequence MKNNTLNLANELKDLLDNEKGEEILVVDLKGKSDFADFMIVATGLNKKHVATLGEKIAQHMKTNYKTIVNVEGLDEAEWVLVDCFDIIIHIFQQPIREHYKIEDLWNVKLPRE from the coding sequence ATGAAAAATAATACATTAAATTTAGCTAATGAACTTAAAGACTTACTCGATAATGAAAAAGGAGAAGAGATCCTAGTTGTTGATTTAAAAGGAAAAAGTGATTTTGCCGATTTTATGATTGTAGCAACAGGTTTGAATAAAAAGCATGTGGCAACACTTGGTGAAAAAATAGCACAGCACATGAAAACAAATTATAAAACTATTGTTAACGTTGAAGGATTAGACGAAGCAGAATGGGTGTTAGTGGATTGCTTTGATATAATTATACATATATTTCAACAACCTATTAGAGAACATTATAAAATTGAAGATCTTTGGAATGTTAAGCTTCCAAGAGAATAA
- the ispG gene encoding flavodoxin-dependent (E)-4-hydroxy-3-methylbut-2-enyl-diphosphate synthase: protein MVALPEIKRHKTHKVKVGNVYVGGDSPIVLQSMTNTDTADVESSVKQVIELADAGSEIVRLTVNNDEAAKAIPLIKNKLLSLGYNVPLAGCFHYNGHKLLTDYTELAESLDKYRINPGNVGFGEKRDKQFEVIINLAIKHQKAVRIGVNWGSLDQALSQKLMDDNAKSSNPVDADSILREALIMSALTSADKAIELGLKPEQIILSCKVSRPQDLIAVYRELANRSNYALHLGLTEAGMGVKGIVASTAALSVLLQEGIGDTIRVSLTPRPGEPRSQEVIVCREILQSLGFRTFTPQVTACPGCGRTTSTFFQDLALNIQTFLDSSMPIWKEQYKGVENLKVAVMGCIVNGPGESKHADIGISLPGTGESPTAPVFIDGEKAYTLRGETIAEEFKTIVENYVKAKYSQLETADI, encoded by the coding sequence ATGGTAGCTCTTCCTGAAATAAAACGTCACAAAACTCATAAAGTAAAAGTTGGCAATGTCTATGTTGGTGGCGACTCACCTATTGTGCTTCAAAGCATGACAAACACTGACACTGCAGATGTCGAATCATCTGTTAAACAAGTTATTGAACTTGCTGATGCAGGATCTGAAATTGTACGTTTAACCGTTAATAATGATGAAGCTGCTAAAGCAATACCTTTAATTAAAAATAAACTTTTATCTTTAGGTTATAATGTACCCCTTGCAGGATGTTTTCATTATAATGGCCATAAACTTCTTACCGATTACACAGAACTTGCTGAAAGTTTAGATAAATATCGTATTAATCCAGGAAATGTTGGATTTGGTGAAAAAAGAGACAAACAGTTTGAAGTTATAATTAACCTTGCAATTAAACACCAAAAAGCAGTTAGAATTGGCGTGAATTGGGGGAGCCTAGATCAGGCACTCTCTCAAAAATTAATGGACGACAATGCTAAAAGTAGTAATCCTGTTGATGCTGATAGTATACTTAGAGAAGCCTTAATTATGTCCGCTCTTACAAGCGCTGACAAAGCTATTGAATTAGGTTTAAAACCAGAACAGATTATTCTTTCTTGTAAAGTTAGCCGCCCGCAAGATTTAATAGCAGTTTATAGAGAACTTGCTAATCGTTCAAATTACGCTTTACATTTAGGCCTTACAGAAGCAGGAATGGGAGTTAAAGGTATTGTTGCAAGTACTGCAGCTTTATCGGTACTTTTGCAAGAAGGAATTGGGGATACAATTAGAGTTTCACTTACCCCTCGTCCTGGCGAACCAAGGTCACAAGAAGTTATAGTTTGTAGAGAAATATTACAATCATTAGGATTTAGAACCTTTACCCCGCAAGTAACAGCTTGCCCTGGTTGTGGCAGAACTACTAGCACATTTTTCCAAGACTTGGCCTTAAACATTCAAACCTTCTTAGATTCTTCGATGCCCATTTGGAAAGAACAATACAAAGGAGTTGAAAACTTAAAAGTAGCTGTAATGGGTTGTATTGTAAATGGCCCTGGTGAAAGTAAACATGCAGATATTGGTATAAGTTTACCTGGGACTGGTGAATCACCTACAGCACCGGTATTTATTGATGGTGAAAAGGCATATACCTTACGCGGCGAAACAATTGCCGAAGAATTTAAAACAATAGTAGAAAACTACGTTAAAGCTAAATATAGCCAATTAGAAACAGCCGATATTTAA